A genomic region of Lates calcarifer isolate ASB-BC8 linkage group LG9, TLL_Latcal_v3, whole genome shotgun sequence contains the following coding sequences:
- the si:dkey-88l16.3 gene encoding low-density lipoprotein receptor-related protein 2 isoform X1, with translation MDTFTGPIRRQESIYMHSADGNSYTTLLSKNIRPSDLVLVPVESLMFWINAGPGDRVTIERSWMDGSDRSSLTVLTAQSAHSLSADVAARRLYWISDFKRSIETVKVDGTGRYSFTGLFNRRPAFSLAVFESLFYWIDDKGLWQVPPNQPNQRKFLWKAELPLLTVYHELQQPQGSSACTKTPCHLCQLTKGNPVGFTCACPNSKVLLVDGTCEYPRYVYATISNITLIEFAGKESTITQLFTTDDGILSFYLDWYRDWLYWANQTGHIQRTSLSQVKTEVVLTPLPVCLIKVDPRSGILYWVSCDQNNIGSTTADSHYPRQLYHTAKEIQDFYLDWLRGEILWLEEERIFTMSMMGGKAIELLQLAGGVRGNIAFDLRASSLLWNSKRAGLTTMSLLRDRSHQAGKRWNISGSVVAAFEPFLLSLSDDVMTLWDRRDGRPIQDVTVRGHVFNVIAALGNVHTVPSASVCNESSVLCRRSSVCLSKGQLCDGTKDCPEGDDEEFCVTTCPSKDDFKCKDSRSCIARNLICDGRSHCHDGSDEVDCPIVAPPTVRANVLKCRKGLRPCADGTECVLYSHVCDGENDCKDGSDELGCDATAQTMTPTRPNNDSSAEMPPPTPPPAPILPACSSPSVLCPSSVQICISPSQFCNGRKECPDGFDEKNCVKRCPSKNDFRCKDRRSCVSKSLVCDGRSHCHDGSDEVDCPSVAAPAARANILKCRMGSRLCRDGAECVLFSHVCDGERDCRDGSDEEGCEIENLSLIESPSPVKPTTQPPTKPSCTSPSVLCPDSSLCVSPTQICDGKKDCPDGFDENCVKKCSSNTDFLCKDRLSCISKSLVCDGRSHCHDGSDEVDCPSVAAPAVRANVLKCRMGSRPCNDGTECVLYNHICDGEKDCMDGSDEQGCPETCKQGEFQCSHGKMCIPAAQVCDGKSQCQDRSDELDCWERTKSCEHHCTDGKRCIPKKFLCDGERDCLDGTDEVGCVFTSPDPVTAMTTTEPPALTSASACITPSVLCPGSSLCISQNQLCDGQRDCPDGFDENDCVVQCKNQGDFLCSDRRKCVSKMEVCDGRAHCPDGSDERQCQLADSSPPSSLNVLNVRSAPLRCRKGFKPCKDGLECVMYSHVCDGEQDCQDGSDEEGCAAQCKEGEFQCSHGNRCIPAEQVCDGQYNCQDRSDEMDCSKLSEGCHQRCDNNTRCIPETFLCDGERDCVDGSDEEKCGLVACAINQYRCASGQCVSEALRCDGYADCGDHSDEMDCTRPPRCPAQLRCPYSHECLQKEWLCDGEDDCKDGSDEKNCATPPAKCREYQWQCGDSSQCIPLSWRCDGKKDCHNGVDEDKCSQRECPSHLYQCGSGECVNPGLVCNGLTNCADSSDEGPGCSQRNCSSPSPPPCDHHCVSTPNGPRCYCAAGFRLRSSAVSCVDIDECNVTPSAICKHACLNTRGSYVCHCHPGFYLEPDNKSCKSKDEPLLLASVQSELLLLGVHSGTLRLLSSATRPVFSLDYHWALHRVYWLSPNYQSIRWADIKDSNNKGTLIKGVKSDFIAVDWIGKNLYWVDGLVGQILAVKLSNTTVRSQDYTVVLGEDLEQPSSLVLLPHRGLMLWSEIGSTPQIEQSGMDGSKRKVVVSRGLSWPVSLAYDLLDNRVYWADEKLRYIGSASLDGDNVKILQLAETPSPFSVAVFNDRVFWSDTKRRTIRSADKNTGKDQMVLLKRPGQPFGLKLMHALSQPAISNPCDELQCSHLCLLAPPARGRSGAPGSPGAPVVKGLTAVCRCPKGLLLSKDKITCSLPTESSFILLLSHTTVYQIHLQSIHRDGVTLKKMPNGRALALPGVTEASMLDVSIEELSLYVADAGQGSVDVLKLSTSKSRQGLRPAGQILKLKDDSVTALAVDWVSSNLYWSSTQRPDLHVTSRYHSYTTSLLQGSLKGTSSIALHPPSGRLCYTAIVVAGRKSQTEVNCAWMDGRNKAVLWRKSSIPTSLAFSNKGTMIYWADAGEGVISSIGVDGSGYKQYKTGPGLLISCTRTENILLWVTMDKDVTKLWFTDGLQPKQLWFETKTSVVEVRAYSNDTQSGMNSCSSNNGDCAHLCLPYPGGRTCKCGHAFHSINGTSCSPLPDCPAEEQSCFDGSKCISSGKFCDGQVDCPDQSDEQDCPNTDKADDGHLPQSSSSSHPNSQKDSVLGVKKDSISCDFQHCNGHGSCITEGKVTRCQCMAGYKGEFCQETETGQSHVAVILGVFCLIAALMSAAFIFAKRRAWASIRNRSTEKETLMANMGLPCEHYDSDSEELESPVDIKNPALALKSLQAKYTSAFAEM, from the exons ATGGATACCTTTACTGGACCAATCAGAAGACAGGAGTCAATCTACATGCATTCAGCTGATGGGAACAGTTACACTACACTGCTGAGCAAAAACATCAGGCCATCAGATTTGGTGCTTGTACCTGTGGAGAG CTTGATGTTCTGGATCAATGCCGGCCCAGGTGACAGGGTGACAATAGAGAGAtcatggatggatgggtcagaCAGAAGCTCTCTGACAGTCCTCACAGCTCAGTCTGCCCACAGCCTCTCTGCTGACGTGGCTGCCAGGAGGCTGTATTGGATCAGTGACTTCAAGAGG tctATAGAGACAGTGAAGGTGGATGGGACTGGCCGTTACTCCTTCACAGGACTGTTCAACAGGAGACCAGCTTTCAGCCTGGCTGTTTTTGAAAGTTTGTTCTACTGGATTGATGACAAAGGACTGTGGCAGGTTCCACCGAACCAACCAAACCAGAGGAAATTTCTTTGGAAAGCTGAACTGCCACTGTTAACTGTTTACCATGAGCTACAGCAGCCTCAAG GTTCTTCTGCATGTACAAAGACTCCATGCCACCTCTGTCAGCTAACAAAAGGAAACCCTGTCGGATTCACCTGTGCTTGTCCAAACTCCAAAGTACTGTTGGTTGATGGGACATGTGAAT ACCCAAGATATGTATATGCTACCATTTCAAACATCACCCTGATTGAGTTTGCAGGCAAAGAGTCCACTATAACCCAGTTGTTTACCACTGATGATGGCATCTTGTCATTTTATCTGGACTGGTACAGAGACTGGCTGTACTGGGCCAACCAAACTGGCCATATCCAACGCACCAGTCTCAGCCAGGTCAAGACTGAGGTGGTTCTAACACCTTTGCCAG TTTGTCTGATAAAAGTAGACCCGAGGAGTGGGATCCTTTATTGGGTGTCATGTGACCAAAACAACATCGGCAGCACCACAGCTGACAGTCATTACCCAAGGCAGCTTTACCACACGGCAAAAGAGATTCAAGACTTTTATCTGGACTGGCTGAGAGGGGAGATCCTCTGGCTGGAGGAAGAACGAATCTTCACCATGAGCATGATGGGAGGCAAAGCCATAGAACTGCTGCAGTTAGCAGGAGGAGTCAGAGGGAACATCGCTTTTGACCTCAGGGCCAGTAGTCTACTCTGGAACTCAAAGAGGGCAG GCCTGACAACAATGAGTTTGCTGCGAGACAGAAGCCATCAAGCTGGAAAAAGGTGGAACATTTCAGGCTCTGTTGTAGCTGCCTTTGAGCCCTTCCTGTTGTCCCTTTCTGATGATGTCATGACTCTGTGGGATCGGCGTGATGGGAGACCCATCCAAGATGTGACTGTGAGAGGTCACGTGTTCAATGTGATCGCTGCACTTGGGAACGTTCATACAG TTCCCAGTGCTTCAGTCTGCAATGAATCATCTGTTCTGTGCCGACGCTCATCAGTCTGCCTCTCAAAAGGCCAGCTGTGTGATGGTACAAAGGACTGCCCTGAAGGAGATGATGAGGAATTTTGTGTCACCACATGTCCATCTAAAG ATGATTTTAAGTGCAAGGACAGCAGAAGTTGTATCGCCAGGAATCTCATTTGTGACGGTCGCTCTCATTGTCACGATGGCTCAGACGAAGTGGACTGTCCAATTGTAGCTCCTCCCACAGTTAGGGCAAATGTCCTGAAGTGTCGCAAGGGCTTGAGGCCATGTGCAGACGGCACAGAGTGTGTTTTATACAGCCACGTGTGTGACGGAGAGAATGACTGTAAGGATGGATCAGATGAACTGGGGTGTG ATGCCACAGCACAGACCATGACTCCAACTAGACCTAATAATGATTCATCAGCTGAAATGCCTCCTCCTACCCCACCACCTGCTCCAATCCTGCCAGCCTGCAGCAGCCCGTCTGTGCTCTGTCCTTCTTCTGTTCAGATCTGCATTTCTCCGAGCCAGTTTTGCAACGGCCGTAAAGAATGTCCTGATGGCTTTGATGAAAAGAACTGCGTGAAAAGATGTCCCTCGAAAA ATGATTTTCGCTGCAAAGACCGCCGGAGCTGCGTCTCAAAGAGCCTTGTTTGTGATGGTCGCTCTCATTGCCACGATGGCTCAGACGAGGTTGACTGTCCAAGTGTAGCTGCTCCTGCAGCTCGGGCAAACATCCTGAAGTGTCGCATGGGCTCCAGACTTTGCAGAGATGGGGCCGAATGTGTCCTCTTTAGTCACGTTTGTGATGGAGAGCGAGACTGTCGGGACGGGTCAGATGAAGAAGGATGTG AGATTGAAAATCTCAGTTTAATTGAATCCCCTTCACCTGTCAAACCCACAACTCAACCTCCAACCAAGCCGTCCTGTACCAGTCCTTCAGTTCTCTGTCCAGATTCATCTTTATGCGTCAGCCCAACACAGATATGTGATGGAAAGAAAGACTGTCCTGATGGATTTGATGAGAACTGTGTGAAAAAATGCTCTTCCAATA CTGACTTTCTCTGCAAGGACCGTCTGAGCTGCATCTCAAAGAGTCTGGTTTGTGACGGTCGCTCTCATTGCCACGATGGCTCAGACGAGGTTGACTGTCCAAGTGTAGCTGCTCCTGCAGTTCGGGCTAATGTCCTAAAGTGCCGTATGGGCTCAAGGCCATGTAATGATGGCACCGAGTGTGTTTTATACAACCACATATGTGACGGAGAGAAGGACTGTATGGACGGATCTGATGAACAGGGATGCCCAGAAACCTGCAAGCAAG GTGAGTTTCAGTGCTCCCACGGGAAGATGTGCATCCCTGCAGCTCAGGTGTGTGATGGGAAGTCACAGTGCCAGGACCGGTCTGATGAATTGGACTGCTGGGAACGAACCAAGAGCTGCGAGCATCATTGCACCGACGGCAAGCGCTGCATCCCAAAGAAATTCCTGTGcgatggagagagagactgcctcGATGGCACGGATGAGGTGGGCTGCG TTTTCACCTCTCCCGACCCTGTTACTGCTATGACAACAACCGAGCCTCCTGCCCTCACTTCTGCATCAGCTTGCATCACTCCATCAGTCCTCTGCCCAGGTTCATCACTGTGCATCTCTCAAAATCAGCTGTGTGATGGACAAAGAGATTGCCCTGATGGATTTGATGAAAATGACTGTGTAGTCCAGTGTAAAAACCAAG GCGACTTCTTGTGCAGTGACCGGAGGAAGTGTGTGTCCAAGATGGAAGTGTGCGATGGTCGTGCCCACTGTCCCGATGGCTCAGATGAGAGGCAGTGTCAATTAGCAGATTCTTCTCCTCCCT CCTCCCTCAATGTGCTCAACGTCAGATCAGCCCCTCTGAGGTGCCGCAAAGGTTTCAAGCCATGTAAAGACGGTCTGGAGTGTGTTATGTACAGCCACGTGTGTGATGGAGAGCAGGACTGCCAGGATGGATCAGATGAAGAAGGATGCGCAGCTCAATGCAAAGAAG GGGAGTTCCAGTGTTCTCATGGGAATAGATGCATTCCAGCAGAGCAGGTGTGTGACGGGCAGTACAACTGCCAGGACCGATCTGATGAAATGGACTGCTCAAAGCTGAGCGAGGGCTGCCATCAGCGCTGTGATAACAACACTCGCTGTATACCAGAGACCTTCCTGTGTGATGGTGAGAGAGACTGTGTTGATGGGTCAGATGAGGAGAAGTGCG GTTTGGTGGCTTGTGCGATTAACCAGTATCGCTGTGCCAGCGgccagtgtgtgtctgaggctCTGAGATGTGACGGCTATGCCGACTGCGGTGATCACTCCGATGAGATGGACTGCACAAGACCCCCGCGCTGCCCGGCGCAGCTCCGATGTCCATACAGCCATGAGTGCTTGCAGAAAGAGTGGCTCTGTGATGGCGAGGACGACTGCAAAGACGGGTCAGACGAGAAG AACTGTGCAACACCACCAGCAAAGTGCAGGGAATATCAGTGGCAGTGTGGAGACAGCAGCCAGTGCATCCCTCTGTCCTGGAGGTGTGATGGAAAAAAGGACTGTCACAACGGTGTGGATGAAGACAAAT GCAGCCAGAGAGAATGCCCCTCTCACCTTTACCAGTGTGGCAGTGGTGAGTGTGTGAACCCTGGGCTGGTGTGTAACGGCTTGACCAACTGTGCTGACAGTTCAGATGAGGGCCCAGGATGCTCTCAACGCAACTGCTCCAGCCCATCACCTCCTCCATGTGACCACCACTGTGTCAGCACCCCAAATGGACCA AGGTGTTACTGTGCTGCAGGTTTCAGACTACGGTCCAGCGCTGTGTCCTGTGTGGACATTGATGAGTGCAATGTAACACCCAGTGCCATATGCAAACACGCCTGCCTCAACACCCGTGGGTCCTACGTCTGTCATTGCCACCCTGGGTTCTACTTGGAGCCTGACAACAAAAGCTGCAAGTCGAAAG ACGAGCCTTTGCTTCTGGCGTCTGTGCAGTCAGAGCTGTTACTACTTGGAGTCCATAGCGGCACCTTGcgtcttctctcctctgccacCCGGCCGGTCTTCTCACTGGATTACCACTGGGCACTACACAGAGTTTACTGGCTGAGCCCAAACTATCAGAGCATACGCTGGGCTGACATAAAAGACTCAAATAACAAAGGGACACTTATCAAAG GAGTGAAGTCAGATTTTATCGCAGTGGACTGGATCGGTAAAAACCTGTACTGGGTGGACGGACTCGTTGGCCAGATTCTGGCTGTGAAGCTCAGCAACACCACAGTGAGATCTCAGGACTACACCGTGGTCCTGGGTGAAGATCTGGAGCAGCCAAGCTCATTGGTTTTGCTGCCCCACAGAGG tttgatgCTGTGGTCTGAGATTGGCAGCACCCCTCAGATCGAGCAGTCTGGCATGGATGGTTCAAAGAGGAAAGTGGTGGTGAGCCGAGGCTTGAGCTGGCCTGTCAGTTTGGCCTATGACCTCCTGGACAACAGGGTGTACTGGGCCGATGAGAAGCTGCGCTACATCGGCTCAGCCTCTCTGGATGGAGACAACGTCAAG ATACTCCAGCTAGCTGAAACTCCAAGCCCTTTCTCTGTGGCGGTCTTCAATGACAGAGTCTTCTGGTCCGACACAAAGAGGAGAACCATACGCTCAGCTGATAAGAACACAGGAAAAGATCAGATGGTTCTTCTGAAGAGACCAGGACAGCCATTCGGTCTGAAA CTGATGCATGCCCTTTCCCAGCCAGCGATATCTAACCCCTGTGATGAACTGCAGTGCTCCCATCTCTGCCTGCTGGCCCCACCAGCAAGGGGCAGATCTGGTGCACCAGGGTCACCGGGAGCTCCGGTGGTGAAGGGGCTTACGGCTGTTTGTCGATGTCCAAAGGGGCTGCTGCTTTCCAAGGACAAGATCACCTGCTCTCTGCCCACAGAGTCCAGTTTCATCCTGCTTTTGTCTCATACAACAGTCTATCAG ATTCATTTGCAATCCATACATCGAGACGGTGTCACTCTTAAAAAAATGCCAAACGGTCGAGCCTTAGCCCTTCCTGGAGTAACTGAGGCCTCGATGCTTGACGTGTCCATTGAGGAGCTTTCTCTGTATGTGGCTGATGCAGGACAAGGATCTGTAGATGTGCTGAAACTGAGCACCTCTAAGTCGAGACAGGGGCTGAGACCTGCTGGACAAATCCTAAAGCTGAAG GATGACTCAGTCACAGCTCTAGCAGTTGACTGGGTGTCCTCCAACCTCTACTGGAGCAGCACCCAGAGGCCTGATCTACACGTGACCTCCCGCTATCACAGCTACACCACCTCACTGCTGCAGGGATCGCTGAAG GGCACATCATCCATCGCGCTGCATCCTCCCTCAGGACGACTTTGCTACACAGCAATAGTTGTGGCAGGAAGGAAGAGCCAGACAGAGGTGAACTGTGCCTGGATGGATGGCCGTAACAAAGCAGTGCTGTGGCGGAAGTCGAGCATCCCCACCTCGCTGGCCTTTTCCAACAAAGGAACCATGATCTACTGGGCTGACGCTG GTGAGGGAGTAATTAGCTCTATTGGAGTGGATGGATCAGGTTATAAACAGTACAAAACAGGACCAGGTCTGCTCATCTCCTGCACACGCACTGAGAACATCCTACTCTGGGTCACCATGGACAAAG atGTAACCAAACTGTGGTTCACTGACGGGCTCCAGCCTAAACAACTGTGGTTTGAGACAAAGACCAGTGTGGTGGAAGTCAGAGCCTACAGCAACGACACCCAGTCTG GAATGAATAGCTGCTCCAGCAACAACGGTGACTGTGCCCATCTGTGCCTGCCCTATCCCGGAGGTCGGACATGTAAATGTGGGCATGCCTTCCACAGCATCAATGGCACTTCCTGCTCCCCTCTGCCTGACTGCCCCGCTGAAGAACAGTCCTGCTTTGATGGAAGCAAGTGTATCAGCAGTGGCAAGTTCTGTGACGGACAAGTGGACTGTCCAGACCAGTCTGACGAACAGGACT gtccaaacacagacaaagctGATGATGGACATCTTCCCCagtcttcctcctcatctcacCCAAACAGCCAAAAAGACTCTGTTCTTGGAGTTAAAAAAGACTCTATATCCTGTGACTTCCAACACTGCAACGGTCACGGCAGCTGCATCACAGAAGGCAAAGTCACTCGCTGCCAGTGTATGGCTGGCTACAAGGGGGAGTTTTGCCAAGAGACAGAAACTGGACAAAGCCATGTGGCTGTCATCCTGGGTGTCTTCTGCCTCATTGCTGCATTGATGTCTGCTGCTTTTATCTTTGCCAAAAG GAGAGCCTGGGCATCCATCAGAAACAGatccacagagaaagaaactcTTATGGCCAACATGGGACTGCCTTGTGAACACTACGATTCAGACTCGGAG gAGCTGGAGTCCCCTGTAGACATAAAGAACCCAGCACTTGCTTTAAAGTCTCTCCAGGCTAAATACACTTCTGCATTTGCTGAAATGTGA